A genomic stretch from Corynebacterium faecale includes:
- a CDS encoding glycosyltransferase, with protein MSTTNLAVEQLQRVLLPRRGEPADVRSLYLLEADINKERLEWEDRFSVSVPAGAEVSFQTYFNAFPASYWRRWSQLDSVILKLEIKGEARVDLYRSKIDGARIGVDGAVVRDETIEFEVSLAPFEDGGWIWFDLTAETDAEIIEAGWYAPFAPKAQIMPDGTEVGPFEARATIGIPTFNRPADAVAALEALASDPAVDAVIDTVIMPDQGNKHPADEPGYKAATEHFGDRFFEFRQGNLGGSGGYSRIMFEALGGVDGTGEAGAKKSPYILYMDDDIAIEPDSVLRALQVARYAKSPMLVGGQMLNLQERSHLHSMGEVVGGHDFMWTSAPHVHYDHDFSKHPLSDRGDYDDDPDAPNSRDLHRRIDVDYNGWWMCMIPRVVAEKIGQPLPLFIKWDDAEYGLRAGANGFPTATWPGVAIWHMAWSDKDDAIDWQAYFHLRNRLIVAAMNHEGSVDGIVRSMQKATFKHLLCLEYSTVAIQNEAMKDFLAGPEQLFDILETSLPRIAAIRKTYPDAVVVPTAAELPHATGAPGVPTKDIGGRLAPIKKAVWLAKGLKHSLSKENKEHHDVPQANFAPIEARWFSLSRVDGATVTTADGRGVVYRKRDRDKAKELGKEALHLQKQVAERFDELRARYRSAHPELISRESWGKVFNEQ; from the coding sequence ATGAGCACAACGAACCTGGCGGTTGAGCAGCTACAGCGCGTGCTCCTGCCGAGGCGAGGCGAGCCAGCAGATGTCAGGTCCCTGTACCTGCTCGAGGCGGATATCAATAAGGAGCGCCTGGAATGGGAGGACCGTTTCAGCGTTTCCGTGCCTGCCGGTGCGGAAGTATCTTTCCAGACCTACTTCAATGCTTTCCCCGCCAGCTACTGGCGTCGCTGGTCACAGCTTGATTCCGTGATCCTCAAACTGGAGATCAAGGGCGAGGCCCGCGTGGATCTCTACCGCTCCAAGATCGACGGTGCCCGCATCGGCGTTGACGGCGCAGTGGTCCGGGATGAGACCATCGAGTTCGAGGTCTCCCTCGCCCCCTTCGAAGACGGTGGCTGGATCTGGTTCGACCTCACCGCAGAAACCGACGCGGAAATCATCGAAGCCGGTTGGTACGCACCCTTCGCCCCGAAGGCACAGATTATGCCTGATGGCACCGAAGTCGGACCGTTCGAGGCCCGCGCCACCATCGGCATCCCCACTTTCAACCGCCCCGCTGATGCTGTGGCGGCTCTGGAGGCACTCGCCTCCGACCCGGCTGTGGACGCAGTGATTGATACCGTGATCATGCCGGACCAGGGCAACAAGCATCCTGCTGATGAGCCCGGCTACAAGGCAGCCACGGAACACTTCGGTGATCGCTTCTTCGAGTTCCGTCAGGGCAACCTCGGTGGCTCCGGTGGTTATTCCCGCATCATGTTCGAGGCCCTCGGCGGTGTCGATGGCACCGGTGAAGCTGGCGCCAAGAAGAGCCCCTATATCCTCTACATGGACGATGACATCGCCATCGAGCCGGACTCTGTCCTGCGTGCCCTGCAGGTCGCCCGTTATGCCAAGTCGCCCATGCTGGTGGGTGGGCAGATGCTCAACCTCCAGGAACGCAGCCATCTGCATTCCATGGGCGAGGTTGTCGGCGGCCATGATTTCATGTGGACCTCCGCACCGCATGTCCACTATGACCACGACTTCTCCAAACACCCGCTGTCCGATCGCGGTGATTATGACGACGATCCGGACGCCCCGAACTCCCGGGATCTGCACCGCCGCATCGATGTTGATTACAACGGCTGGTGGATGTGCATGATCCCCCGCGTTGTCGCAGAGAAGATCGGCCAGCCCCTGCCACTCTTTATCAAGTGGGATGACGCTGAATACGGACTGCGCGCAGGTGCCAACGGTTTCCCCACCGCCACCTGGCCGGGCGTCGCCATCTGGCACATGGCCTGGTCCGACAAAGACGACGCGATTGACTGGCAGGCTTACTTCCACCTGCGCAACCGCCTCATCGTGGCAGCCATGAACCATGAGGGTTCCGTCGACGGCATCGTCCGCTCCATGCAGAAGGCCACCTTCAAGCACCTGCTCTGCCTGGAATACTCCACCGTGGCCATCCAGAATGAGGCCATGAAGGACTTCCTCGCAGGCCCTGAGCAGCTTTTCGACATCCTCGAGACCTCCCTGCCTCGCATCGCTGCGATCCGCAAGACCTACCCGGATGCGGTGGTGGTCCCGACTGCCGCCGAACTACCCCATGCCACCGGCGCGCCGGGTGTGCCCACCAAGGACATCGGTGGCCGTCTCGCCCCGATCAAGAAGGCTGTGTGGCTGGCCAAGGGCCTCAAGCATTCCCTGTCCAAGGAAAACAAGGAACACCACGATGTTCCACAGGCCAACTTCGCGCCGATCGAGGCCCGCTGGTTCAGCCTCTCCCGCGTCGACGGTGCCACCGTCACCACCGCGGACGGCCGTGGCGTTGTCTATCGCAAACGCGACCGTGACAAGGCGAAGGAACTGGGCAAGGAGGCCCTGCACCTGCAGAAGCAGGTCGCAGAGCGTTTCGACGAACTACGCGCCCGCTACCGCAGTGCACATCCTGAACTGATCAGCCGCGAGTCATGGGGCAAGGTTTTCAATGAGCAATAA
- a CDS encoding alpha/beta hydrolase yields the protein MSVFSRAGVVSQKLIALLVALITAAGLMVVGTGTAEANNRGWLRPDATGFCDWDGAGNGVQRCDVYSPAMGRNITVQIQPSQRGGNAGFYLLDGMRATNWSNAWLVDTNAAALYDPHNITLVMPVGGAGSFYADWNNPATMSSAEPVIYMWETFLTAELPTYLEQHFGVARNNNSIAGLSMGGTAALNLAAKHPGQFRQALSYSGYLNTTAPGMQTMLRLAMLDTGGFNVNAMYGSIINPRRFENDPFWNMGGLRGKDVYVSAASGLWGPQDNGTRVDHRINGSVLEFISMTSTRVWEAKARLEGLNVTADYPNTGIHSWTEFNSQLHKTRDRVLNVMNAW from the coding sequence ATGTCCGTATTTTCGCGTGCCGGCGTGGTGAGCCAGAAGCTCATCGCCCTGTTGGTAGCGCTCATCACGGCGGCTGGTCTCATGGTCGTTGGCACCGGCACAGCCGAAGCCAACAACCGTGGCTGGCTGCGCCCCGACGCGACAGGCTTCTGTGACTGGGATGGCGCAGGCAATGGGGTGCAGCGTTGTGATGTCTATTCACCAGCGATGGGCCGTAATATTACTGTCCAGATCCAGCCGTCACAGCGTGGTGGCAACGCAGGTTTCTACCTGTTGGATGGCATGCGTGCCACCAACTGGTCCAACGCCTGGCTGGTCGACACCAATGCTGCTGCACTCTACGATCCCCACAACATCACCCTGGTGATGCCCGTTGGCGGAGCCGGTTCTTTCTACGCGGACTGGAACAACCCTGCCACCATGTCCTCTGCTGAGCCGGTCATCTACATGTGGGAGACCTTCCTCACCGCTGAGCTGCCCACCTATCTCGAGCAGCACTTCGGTGTTGCCCGTAACAATAACTCCATCGCTGGCCTGTCCATGGGTGGTACCGCGGCCCTGAACCTGGCTGCTAAGCACCCGGGCCAGTTCCGTCAGGCACTGTCCTACTCGGGATACCTCAACACCACGGCACCTGGCATGCAGACCATGCTGCGCCTGGCCATGCTGGACACCGGCGGATTCAACGTCAATGCCATGTATGGATCGATCATCAACCCGCGTCGCTTCGAAAATGATCCCTTCTGGAACATGGGCGGCCTGCGTGGCAAGGATGTCTACGTCTCTGCGGCATCCGGTCTGTGGGGACCCCAGGATAACGGCACCCGCGTGGATCATCGCATCAATGGATCCGTCCTCGAATTCATTTCCATGACCTCCACCCGCGTCTGGGAGGCCAAGGCCCGCCTGGAGGGGCTCAACGTCACTGCTGATTACCCCAACACCGGAATCCACAGCTGGACTGAGTTCAACTCCCAGCTACACAAGACCAGGGACCGTGTCCTCAACGTCATGAATGCCTGGTAA
- a CDS encoding phosphatase PAP2 family protein: MSNKEVQILVDIQKNLLAQPAVLPTAKGLSLLGEHAAGWLALGTVGVVADKRRRRSWAGLFVAALASHAASVIIKRIVRRPRPNDVLIQIGVGTPSKLSFPSSHATSTTATMVYLARITKSPLPLLGIPVMALSRMVLGVHYPTDVLAGTILGAATAEAVHKFERATA, from the coding sequence ATGAGCAATAAAGAAGTCCAGATCCTGGTTGATATCCAGAAGAATCTTCTGGCGCAGCCTGCTGTGCTCCCCACCGCAAAGGGGCTCAGCCTCCTCGGTGAACATGCCGCCGGCTGGTTGGCACTCGGGACAGTCGGAGTGGTCGCGGATAAGCGTCGCCGTCGCTCCTGGGCTGGCCTCTTTGTTGCGGCGCTGGCCAGTCATGCGGCCTCGGTGATCATCAAGCGCATCGTACGGCGCCCGCGCCCGAATGACGTGCTGATCCAGATCGGTGTGGGAACACCATCGAAGCTCAGCTTCCCGTCCTCCCACGCCACATCGACCACCGCCACCATGGTGTACCTGGCACGCATCACCAAGTCACCCCTGCCGCTGTTGGGCATTCCCGTGATGGCTTTATCGCGTATGGTTCTCGGAGTCCACTACCCGACGGATGTGCTCGCGGGCACGATTCTGGGCGCGGCCACCGCCGAAGCCGTCCACAAGTTTGAAAGGGCAACCGCGTGA
- the zomB gene encoding flagellar motor control protein ZomB: MTLTTPRPEPGASTAVTEPSQKSPKGAPNITLITAILAALTAGVFAFWAGWTRRWISDDGLIVLRTVRNLLAGNGPVFNAGERVEANTSTLWQYLIYLWALVSDMRLEDIALWLAILFTTAAAVIGVLGTAHLHRHRLVVLLPAGVIGYFSLSPARDFATSGLEWGLALFWIAVWWLLLVLWATSGPASKGRRATDRLNAGAVTYALAFWAGISWLVRPELALYGGLTGILLLVSAPSWKVMLGIIAVALPVPAGYQIFRMGFYGLIVPHTAVAKSASDSMWGTGWDYVLNFTGPYNLWLGLALLIAAGLVTVTRGHRDAFRRPTRLHLRTPAMVIALVVICAFIHFLYVIRVGGDFMHARMLLPPLFALLLPMAVIPISVVDRTWQDLVSGVLVVAVWIWSTVIFVNGHNWEDQGGDVVDEREFWIDFTNRDHDNPPLYAEDFLTVRSMTDYVEVMQEQTLVEPTGQQLAIRTMEGNGNTWITTPRMDDAQAGDLGNLPPTVFMVNLGMTSMNAPLDVRVTDLIGLATPLAARQPRIEGGRIGHDKLMALEWQVADSATPLENTPGWLDPEMAEQARQALRHPDLVELFQVYREPMSFSRFMDNMKYSLTGGRTLEISDDPADLLKEFDAPPADTLSGLPLIAWPVEIHLDEPRGEPLYPSQ; the protein is encoded by the coding sequence ATGACGTTAACCACCCCACGTCCAGAACCCGGGGCCTCCACGGCAGTGACCGAACCTTCGCAGAAGTCCCCGAAGGGCGCTCCGAACATCACCTTGATCACCGCGATTCTTGCTGCGTTGACCGCGGGTGTCTTTGCGTTCTGGGCGGGATGGACCCGCAGGTGGATCAGTGATGATGGGCTGATCGTTCTGCGTACTGTCCGTAATCTCCTGGCGGGCAATGGTCCGGTATTCAATGCGGGTGAGCGGGTGGAGGCCAACACTTCCACGCTGTGGCAGTACCTGATCTACTTGTGGGCGTTGGTCTCCGATATGCGTCTGGAGGATATCGCCCTGTGGTTGGCCATCCTGTTCACCACGGCTGCGGCGGTGATTGGTGTGCTGGGTACCGCGCATCTGCACCGACACAGGTTGGTGGTGCTGCTCCCGGCGGGTGTGATCGGTTATTTCAGTCTGTCGCCGGCACGGGATTTTGCCACGTCGGGTCTTGAGTGGGGCCTGGCTCTGTTCTGGATCGCGGTGTGGTGGTTGCTGCTGGTCCTCTGGGCAACCTCCGGCCCGGCGTCGAAGGGGCGTCGGGCCACTGATCGTCTCAACGCGGGTGCCGTTACCTATGCGTTGGCGTTCTGGGCGGGCATCAGTTGGTTGGTTCGCCCCGAGTTGGCGCTCTATGGAGGGCTCACGGGTATTCTGCTGCTGGTTTCCGCCCCTTCGTGGAAGGTGATGCTGGGGATCATCGCCGTGGCTCTGCCGGTGCCGGCCGGGTACCAGATCTTCCGGATGGGTTTTTACGGTCTGATCGTGCCGCACACGGCGGTGGCTAAGTCGGCGTCGGATTCGATGTGGGGCACGGGTTGGGATTATGTCCTCAATTTCACGGGCCCGTATAACCTCTGGCTGGGGTTGGCGTTGCTGATCGCCGCAGGTCTGGTGACGGTGACCCGTGGTCACCGTGATGCTTTTCGACGCCCCACCCGTCTCCACCTCCGCACTCCCGCGATGGTCATCGCCCTGGTGGTCATCTGTGCCTTCATCCACTTCCTCTATGTGATCCGCGTGGGTGGTGATTTCATGCACGCCCGCATGCTGTTGCCTCCGCTGTTCGCTTTGTTGCTGCCGATGGCTGTCATTCCGATCAGCGTGGTGGACCGCACCTGGCAGGATCTGGTGTCGGGTGTGTTGGTGGTGGCGGTGTGGATCTGGTCCACGGTCATCTTCGTCAATGGGCACAACTGGGAGGACCAGGGGGGTGATGTCGTGGATGAGCGTGAGTTCTGGATCGACTTCACCAACCGCGATCACGACAATCCGCCTCTCTATGCCGAGGATTTCCTGACCGTGCGATCCATGACGGATTACGTGGAGGTCATGCAGGAGCAGACTCTGGTGGAGCCGACCGGCCAGCAACTGGCTATCAGGACCATGGAGGGCAATGGTAATACGTGGATCACCACGCCCCGCATGGACGATGCTCAGGCTGGCGATCTGGGTAATCTCCCACCGACGGTGTTCATGGTGAACCTGGGGATGACGTCGATGAATGCACCTCTTGATGTCCGCGTGACTGACCTCATTGGCCTGGCGACCCCGTTGGCGGCCCGCCAGCCGCGTATTGAGGGCGGTCGCATCGGCCACGATAAATTGATGGCCCTGGAATGGCAGGTGGCTGATTCAGCCACGCCTCTGGAGAACACCCCAGGCTGGCTCGATCCGGAGATGGCCGAGCAGGCGCGTCAGGCACTGAGGCACCCCGATCTGGTGGAGCTGTTCCAGGTTTACCGCGAGCCGATGTCCTTCAGCCGTTTCATGGACAATATGAAATATTCCCTCACTGGTGGGCGAACCTTAGAAATTTCTGATGATCCGGCTGATCTTCTGAAAGAATTTGATGCCCCTCCGGCTGATACCTTGTCAGGACTTCCGCTGATCGCCTGGCCAGTGGAAATACACCTTGACGAGCCCCGCGGGGAACCTCTCTACCCTTCACAGTGA
- a CDS encoding decaprenyl-phosphate phosphoribosyltransferase: MSDKTVENQEHQHEYLGSEPHTSALVNDGKKRQPPKNLPDAMIKALRPKQWVKNVLVLAAPLAAGADAIFNQRTLLDVALAFVVFCFAASAVYLVNDARDVDADRAHPTKRFRPIAAGVLPINLAYAMSVVLIVAAVGLSFLATDGIALAAVVGVYILLQLGYCFGWKHQPVIDIALVSSGFMLRAMAGGVAAGIELSQWFLLVAAFGSLFMASGKRYSEILLAERTGAKIRKSLESYTPTYLRFVWTLSATAVVMAYALWGFDLSQASSDAGPWYQISMVPFTVAILRYAAGVDTGDGGAPDEVALSDRTLQVLALAWLFCIVMAVYIMPAL; encoded by the coding sequence GTGAGCGACAAGACAGTTGAGAATCAGGAACATCAACACGAATACCTGGGGTCAGAGCCGCACACCTCGGCGCTGGTGAACGACGGTAAGAAACGTCAACCACCGAAGAACCTCCCCGATGCGATGATCAAGGCCCTGCGCCCCAAGCAGTGGGTCAAAAACGTCCTGGTGCTCGCGGCCCCGCTCGCGGCCGGCGCCGACGCGATCTTCAACCAACGCACGCTTCTCGACGTAGCCCTCGCCTTCGTTGTCTTCTGCTTCGCGGCCTCCGCGGTCTACCTTGTCAACGATGCCCGCGACGTGGACGCCGACCGAGCCCACCCCACCAAGCGTTTCCGCCCCATCGCCGCTGGCGTCCTGCCGATCAACCTCGCCTATGCGATGTCTGTTGTGCTCATCGTCGCCGCCGTCGGGCTGTCCTTCCTGGCCACCGACGGCATCGCCCTGGCAGCAGTGGTCGGTGTATACATCCTGCTTCAGCTGGGATATTGCTTCGGATGGAAACACCAGCCGGTGATCGATATCGCCCTGGTTTCCTCCGGCTTCATGCTGCGTGCCATGGCCGGTGGTGTGGCCGCGGGTATCGAACTGTCCCAATGGTTCCTCCTGGTCGCCGCCTTCGGTTCCCTCTTCATGGCCTCTGGAAAGCGCTACTCCGAGATCCTCCTCGCCGAGCGCACCGGCGCCAAGATCCGTAAATCCCTGGAAAGCTACACCCCGACCTACCTGCGTTTTGTGTGGACACTGTCCGCCACCGCCGTGGTCATGGCCTACGCGCTGTGGGGTTTCGATCTCTCCCAGGCATCTTCTGACGCGGGCCCGTGGTACCAGATCTCCATGGTGCCCTTCACCGTGGCCATCCTCCGTTATGCAGCTGGTGTGGATACCGGCGACGGCGGTGCCCCAGACGAAGTTGCCCTGAGCGACCGGACCCTCCAGGTGCTGGCACTGGCCTGGCTGTTCTGCATCGTGATGGCTGTCTACATCATGCCGGCCTTGTAA
- a CDS encoding alpha/beta hydrolase-fold protein: MRDTASRSPKSRRRSLWIAAGAVPTAIALSLSLASPAAAQSSFGSSELIDSGVIGGIADGLTDYLRPRDEALPQGEVTYPAIENLPEGVRVNSAEWVTSHHVVLSIQSAAMPESPIKVQLLLPRDWYSSPDRQFPEIWALDGLRAIEKQSGWTIETNIEQFFADKNAIIVLPVGGESSFYTDWNEPNNGKNYQWETFLIEELTPILTNGFRSNGERAINGISMGGTAAANLATHHPEMFSFVGSYSGYLDTTSSAMPAAIGAALADAGGYNVNAMWGEAGSERWLENDPKRNVAALRGMSVYVSAGSGTDDYGQDGSPATGPANAAGVGLELISRMTSQTFVDAARRAGVEVNESFRPSGVHAWPYWQFELTQAWPYMADSLGMSTEDRGADCVASGAIADATADGALGSCLNDEYAVAGGQVQDFANGRAYWSAETGAYGLVGRINARYSELGGPDSWLGFPTTTELRTPDGVGRYVHFQNGSIYWSPSTGPWEIPGDMLAAWGTQGFERGGLGYPVGPAEEFNGGLAQEFQGGYVIRSNNDEAYWVRGAIAAKYMDGDTASTLGMPTGNERLIAGGAFQEFTNGNIYWSAASGAHFIRYGALFDAWGAKGYEQGEYGWPTTDQSRIAAGGETITFQNGTIRQVNGRIEESR, encoded by the coding sequence ATGCGCGACACCGCATCACGTTCACCTAAGTCCAGGCGCCGTTCCCTCTGGATCGCAGCTGGCGCTGTGCCGACGGCAATCGCACTGAGCCTTTCACTGGCATCCCCGGCGGCGGCGCAGTCCTCCTTCGGATCCTCCGAGCTCATTGACAGTGGTGTGATCGGTGGCATCGCCGATGGGCTCACTGATTACCTCCGCCCACGCGATGAGGCACTGCCTCAGGGTGAGGTCACCTACCCGGCCATCGAGAACCTGCCTGAAGGCGTCCGCGTCAACAGCGCTGAGTGGGTCACCTCCCACCACGTGGTCTTAAGCATCCAATCCGCGGCCATGCCGGAGAGCCCGATCAAGGTGCAGCTGCTGCTGCCCCGCGACTGGTACTCATCCCCGGATCGTCAGTTCCCGGAGATCTGGGCACTGGATGGTCTGCGTGCCATCGAGAAGCAGTCGGGTTGGACCATCGAGACCAACATCGAGCAGTTCTTCGCAGATAAGAATGCGATCATTGTGCTGCCCGTCGGTGGTGAGAGCTCTTTCTACACCGACTGGAATGAGCCCAACAATGGAAAGAACTACCAGTGGGAGACCTTCCTCATTGAGGAACTCACCCCGATTCTGACCAACGGCTTCCGTTCCAACGGTGAACGCGCCATCAATGGTATCTCCATGGGTGGCACCGCCGCGGCCAACCTGGCCACCCACCACCCGGAGATGTTCAGCTTCGTCGGTTCCTACTCCGGTTACCTGGACACCACCTCCTCCGCCATGCCGGCTGCCATCGGTGCTGCACTTGCCGATGCCGGTGGATACAACGTCAACGCCATGTGGGGCGAGGCCGGTTCTGAGCGCTGGCTGGAAAATGACCCGAAGCGCAATGTTGCTGCCCTCCGTGGCATGTCGGTCTATGTTTCCGCCGGTTCCGGTACTGATGATTACGGTCAGGACGGATCCCCTGCCACCGGTCCGGCCAATGCCGCCGGTGTGGGCCTGGAGCTCATCTCCCGCATGACCAGCCAGACCTTCGTTGATGCCGCCAGGCGTGCAGGCGTGGAGGTCAATGAGAGCTTCCGTCCGTCCGGCGTCCACGCCTGGCCGTACTGGCAGTTCGAGCTGACCCAGGCATGGCCATACATGGCTGATTCCCTCGGTATGTCCACCGAGGATCGCGGTGCGGACTGCGTCGCCAGCGGTGCCATCGCCGATGCCACCGCAGACGGAGCCCTCGGTTCCTGCCTGAACGATGAGTACGCGGTTGCAGGTGGCCAGGTCCAGGACTTCGCCAACGGCCGTGCCTACTGGTCCGCTGAGACCGGTGCCTATGGACTGGTCGGACGGATCAACGCCCGCTACTCCGAACTGGGTGGACCTGACTCCTGGCTGGGCTTCCCCACCACCACCGAGCTGAGGACCCCGGACGGAGTTGGCCGCTATGTCCACTTCCAGAACGGATCCATCTACTGGTCCCCATCCACCGGCCCGTGGGAGATCCCGGGTGACATGCTCGCTGCATGGGGCACCCAGGGTTTTGAGCGTGGCGGCCTCGGCTACCCGGTCGGCCCTGCAGAGGAATTTAATGGCGGACTGGCCCAGGAGTTCCAGGGCGGTTATGTCATCCGCTCCAACAATGACGAGGCCTACTGGGTCCGTGGTGCCATCGCAGCCAAGTACATGGACGGCGATACCGCATCCACCCTCGGCATGCCCACGGGCAATGAGCGCCTGATCGCCGGTGGTGCCTTCCAGGAGTTCACCAACGGCAACATCTACTGGTCCGCAGCGTCCGGTGCCCACTTCATCCGTTACGGCGCGCTTTTCGACGCCTGGGGCGCCAAGGGCTACGAGCAGGGCGAGTACGGCTGGCCCACCACCGACCAGTCCCGCATCGCAGCGGGAGGTGAGACCATCACCTTCCAGAATGGGACCATCCGTCAGGTCAACGGTCGCATCGAGGAGAGCCGTTAG
- the gntP gene encoding gluconate permease GntP, which yields MDFLHLVWVVLGIGVMLLLNIKWKINAMLALLVAALLIGVLEGFPLMDLLNTIQAGFGSTLGSLAIIVVFGAVIGKLMVDSGAAAQIADTLIAKMGVGKVKVAMVIAGTVFGLAMFYEVAFIILAPLVIAVAVEAKVPFMKIAIPAVAATTTAHSLFPPQPGPVALVDAYGADIGMVYILGIVVAIPTVFVTGWILPKFLGNLDYPVPKLLRAEEPVAVEDRPSFGISLFVPLIPALLMIGATILNIWLTEGSLTHSIVNFFGSSVVSVSVAMIAAFYFYAIRPKRGIDWAMENFEGAIKSIAMVVLIIGAGGALKQVIIDTGIGDYIGSLMSASSLSPYLMAWLITVLIRLATGQGVVSAITAAGIISGALMDPTGVLIGVNPALLVLATAAGSNTLTHVNDASFWLFKGYFDLSVKDTLKTWGLLQLCNSLVGLGVVMLLSVFIG from the coding sequence ATGGACTTTCTGCACCTTGTCTGGGTTGTCCTCGGCATCGGCGTCATGCTGCTGCTGAACATCAAATGGAAGATCAACGCGATGCTCGCGCTGTTGGTCGCTGCTCTTCTCATTGGTGTTCTCGAGGGCTTCCCCCTCATGGATCTACTCAATACAATCCAAGCTGGATTCGGCTCAACCCTCGGCTCCCTGGCCATCATCGTCGTTTTCGGTGCCGTCATCGGTAAATTAATGGTCGACTCGGGCGCCGCAGCCCAGATCGCAGACACCCTCATCGCCAAAATGGGTGTGGGCAAAGTCAAGGTGGCCATGGTCATCGCCGGCACCGTCTTCGGCCTGGCCATGTTCTACGAGGTCGCCTTCATCATCCTGGCACCACTTGTCATCGCCGTGGCGGTTGAGGCGAAGGTCCCATTCATGAAGATCGCCATCCCGGCGGTCGCAGCCACCACCACCGCCCACTCGCTCTTCCCACCGCAGCCCGGCCCGGTCGCCCTGGTGGATGCCTATGGTGCCGATATCGGCATGGTCTACATCCTCGGCATTGTGGTCGCCATCCCGACGGTGTTCGTCACCGGTTGGATCCTGCCGAAATTCCTCGGCAACCTCGACTACCCCGTTCCGAAGCTGCTGCGCGCCGAAGAGCCTGTCGCGGTGGAGGATCGCCCCTCCTTCGGCATCTCGCTGTTCGTCCCACTGATTCCCGCTCTCCTCATGATCGGTGCCACGATCCTCAACATCTGGCTCACCGAAGGGTCCCTGACCCACTCCATCGTGAACTTCTTCGGTTCCTCCGTGGTGTCGGTGTCCGTGGCCATGATCGCGGCCTTCTACTTCTACGCAATCCGCCCCAAACGTGGCATTGACTGGGCCATGGAGAATTTCGAGGGTGCCATCAAGTCCATCGCCATGGTGGTGCTCATCATCGGTGCGGGTGGGGCCCTCAAGCAGGTGATCATCGATACCGGCATCGGCGACTACATCGGTTCCCTCATGAGCGCCTCGTCGCTCTCCCCGTATCTCATGGCCTGGCTCATCACGGTGCTCATCCGTTTGGCCACAGGCCAGGGTGTGGTCTCCGCGATCACCGCAGCAGGCATCATCTCCGGCGCCCTCATGGATCCGACGGGCGTTCTCATCGGTGTGAACCCCGCCCTGCTGGTGCTGGCCACCGCCGCGGGTTCCAACACCCTCACCCACGTCAACGATGCCTCCTTCTGGCTGTTCAAGGGCTATTTCGACCTCTCGGTCAAAGACACTCTCAAGACCTGGGGCCTGCTCCAGCTGTGTAACTCCCTCGTCGGCCTGGGCGTGGTGATGCTGCTCAGCGTGTTCATCGGTTAA